In Stenotrophomonas sp. 610A2, one DNA window encodes the following:
- a CDS encoding TIM-barrel domain-containing protein: protein MMLQNKHARLRTSLLALAVAAAMAPLAASAQTVERQADGVIVRPADAKAADVRLQLVDDRIVRVSADVDGDFQRSPSLMRVANSAPVPAFEVSQDASAVTLKAAGISAQVALADGRVSFFDAAGKPLLAESAATRDFSAGQVEGKPMYSVRQRFDSVEGEALYGTGLHQQGWMNLKGRDVELLQHNIDNAIPYLISSRNYGILWDNNSITRYGDPKGLRPLQEDLVVYDAQGKPGAFTATYSFDGQQRVVRRENEINYQYIKDLKALPADGWNKAQGGRTQVVWEGAIEAKQGGRHTFSMYNSEYAKVYIDGKLVIDRWRQNWNPWHHEFALDLQPGQKHQVKVEWDAIDPAYIALLHRDPLPAAEANDLSIWSEAGQMIDYYVVTGSNADELIAGYRELTGKAVLLPKWSYGFWQSRERYKTQDELTGALDEYRRRKLPIDAIVLDWSYWPEDAWGSHDFDSKNFPDPTGMIKHVHDQNAQIMISVWPKFYPTTANYKELDAAGAMYHRNVEVGELDWIGKGYLNSFYDPYSQKGRDIFWRQVNEKLNSRGIDAWWLDASEPDLHSNIDIGERKARTTPTAIGSSVEYFNSYPLVHSEGVYEGSREVDPDKRVFILSRAYFAGQQRAGAAFWSGDIVPRWDDMREQISGLVNASMAGAPNVSFDIGGFSPEQRFIDKDPAHLPEWREMSLRWFQYGAFVPVFRLHGQFPYREIWEIAPEGSAHYNSFVHYLKLRYTLLPYIYTLAGDTWQKDGTILRAMAMDFPADPKVRDIADQYLFGPAFLVAPVTEFKATSRQVYLPAGTSWIDFNTGERHAGGQTITAAAPLERSPLFVRAGSIVPRTVVQQYVDEQPNAPVTIEVYTGADGSFSLYEDNGRNYGYERGQSSRIALQWDQSKGVLSIGAREGSYPGMQDKRELRVRWVDGPRDGIGTLEPKADVVVRYDGKAQAITRPAAR from the coding sequence ATGATGTTGCAGAACAAGCACGCGCGGCTGCGCACCAGCCTGCTGGCACTGGCCGTGGCCGCCGCGATGGCGCCGCTGGCCGCATCGGCACAGACCGTGGAGCGCCAGGCCGATGGTGTGATCGTGCGCCCGGCCGATGCCAAGGCCGCCGATGTGCGCCTGCAGTTGGTGGACGACCGCATCGTGCGCGTCAGCGCGGACGTGGATGGTGATTTCCAGCGCAGCCCCAGCCTGATGCGCGTGGCCAACAGTGCGCCGGTGCCGGCATTCGAGGTCAGCCAGGACGCCAGCGCAGTGACCCTGAAGGCCGCGGGCATCTCCGCGCAGGTAGCCCTGGCCGATGGCCGCGTCAGCTTCTTCGATGCCGCCGGCAAGCCGCTGCTTGCCGAGTCGGCCGCAACGCGTGATTTCAGCGCCGGGCAGGTGGAAGGCAAGCCGATGTACAGCGTGCGCCAGCGCTTCGATTCGGTCGAAGGCGAAGCGCTGTACGGCACCGGCCTGCACCAGCAGGGCTGGATGAACCTCAAGGGCCGCGATGTCGAACTGCTCCAGCACAACATCGACAACGCCATTCCCTACCTGATCTCCAGCCGCAACTACGGCATCCTCTGGGACAACAACTCGATCACCCGTTACGGCGACCCCAAGGGCCTGCGGCCGCTGCAGGAAGACCTGGTGGTCTATGACGCGCAGGGCAAGCCGGGTGCATTCACCGCGACCTATTCGTTCGATGGCCAGCAGCGTGTGGTGCGTCGCGAGAATGAGATCAACTACCAGTACATCAAGGACCTGAAGGCGCTGCCCGCCGACGGCTGGAACAAGGCCCAGGGCGGCCGTACCCAGGTGGTGTGGGAAGGCGCCATCGAAGCCAAGCAGGGCGGTCGCCACACGTTCTCGATGTACAACAGCGAGTACGCCAAGGTCTACATCGACGGCAAGCTGGTGATCGACCGCTGGCGGCAGAACTGGAACCCGTGGCACCACGAGTTCGCGCTGGACCTGCAGCCGGGCCAGAAGCATCAGGTGAAGGTGGAATGGGACGCGATCGATCCGGCCTATATCGCGCTGCTGCATCGCGACCCGCTGCCCGCCGCCGAGGCGAATGATCTTTCGATCTGGTCCGAAGCTGGGCAGATGATCGACTACTACGTGGTTACCGGCAGCAATGCCGACGAACTGATCGCCGGCTACCGCGAACTGACCGGCAAGGCCGTGCTGCTGCCGAAGTGGTCGTATGGCTTCTGGCAGAGCCGCGAGCGCTACAAGACCCAGGACGAGCTGACCGGTGCGCTGGACGAGTACCGCCGCCGCAAGCTGCCGATCGACGCCATCGTGCTCGACTGGTCGTACTGGCCGGAAGACGCCTGGGGCTCGCACGACTTCGACAGTAAGAACTTCCCGGACCCGACCGGCATGATCAAGCACGTGCACGACCAGAACGCGCAGATCATGATTTCGGTGTGGCCGAAGTTCTACCCGACCACCGCCAACTACAAGGAACTCGACGCCGCCGGTGCCATGTACCACCGCAACGTCGAAGTCGGCGAGCTGGACTGGATCGGCAAGGGCTACCTGAATTCCTTCTACGACCCGTACTCGCAGAAGGGCCGCGATATCTTCTGGCGCCAGGTCAACGAGAAGCTCAACAGTCGTGGCATCGACGCCTGGTGGCTGGACGCCTCCGAGCCGGACCTGCACAGCAACATCGACATCGGTGAGCGCAAGGCGCGCACCACGCCGACCGCGATCGGTTCCTCGGTGGAGTACTTCAACTCCTATCCGCTGGTGCATTCCGAAGGCGTGTACGAAGGCTCGCGCGAGGTCGATCCGGACAAGCGCGTGTTCATCCTCTCGCGTGCTTACTTCGCCGGCCAGCAGCGCGCCGGTGCGGCGTTCTGGAGCGGTGACATCGTGCCGCGCTGGGACGACATGCGCGAGCAGATCTCCGGCCTGGTCAATGCCTCGATGGCCGGTGCGCCGAACGTCAGCTTCGACATCGGTGGCTTCTCGCCGGAGCAGCGCTTCATCGACAAGGACCCGGCGCACCTGCCGGAGTGGCGCGAGATGAGCCTGCGCTGGTTCCAGTACGGCGCCTTCGTGCCGGTGTTCCGCCTGCACGGCCAGTTCCCGTACCGCGAGATCTGGGAAATCGCCCCGGAAGGCTCGGCGCACTACAACAGCTTCGTCCACTACCTGAAGCTGCGTTACACGCTGCTGCCCTACATCTACACCCTGGCCGGTGATACCTGGCAGAAGGACGGCACCATCCTGCGCGCGATGGCGATGGACTTCCCGGCCGACCCCAAGGTGCGTGACATCGCCGACCAGTACCTGTTCGGCCCGGCCTTCCTGGTTGCGCCGGTGACCGAGTTCAAGGCCACCAGCCGCCAGGTCTACCTGCCGGCCGGCACCAGCTGGATCGACTTCAACACCGGCGAGCGTCATGCCGGTGGCCAGACCATCACCGCTGCCGCACCGCTGGAGCGCAGCCCGCTGTTCGTGCGTGCCGGCTCCATCGTCCCGCGCACCGTGGTCCAGCAGTACGTCGACGAGCAGCCCAACGCACCGGTCACCATCGAGGTCTATACCGGCGCCGACGGCAGCTTCTCGCTGTACGAGGACAACGGCCGCAACTATGGCTACGAGCGTGGCCAGTCCAGCCGCATCGCGCTGCAGTGGGACCAGTCCAAGGGCGTGCTGAGCATCGGTGCGCGCGAGGGCAGTTACCCGGGCATGCAGGACAAGCGCGAGCTGCGCGTGCGCTGGGTCGATGGCCCGCGTGACGGCATTGGCACGCTGGAGCCCAAGGCCGACGTGGTGGTGCGTTACGACGGCAAGGCGCAGGCCATCACCCGTCCGGCTGCCCGCTGA
- a CDS encoding DUF5597 domain-containing protein: MKLTFQRSAPVTGGLLATAMALLLAACGGASPDAPAAQGGEAKAAAATSAAAAELPRVVTENGRHALFVDGKPFLILGAQVNNSSNYPQALDDVWPAIDIVKPNTVMVPVGWEQVEAKEGEFDFAFVDTLLEQAREKKVRLILLWFATWKNNGPNYAPEWVKLDNQRFPRVITADGRTLNSLSPHAPATLEADRKAFVQLMRHLKAKDPQHTVIMVQPQNEPGTYGSVRDFSPLAQKDFDAAVPEALLKKLGKQPGTWRDVFGADADEFFHAWHIAHYIDQVAAAGKAEYNLPMLVNAALRGPFNPGQPGQYASGGPTDNVLDVYKAAAPNIDLLAPDIYMPEYTMYTTVLERYSRADNPLFVAETGNREEYARYFFSALGHQAIGWSPFGIDYSKYSNYPLGARAMNPETLEPFALNYRLVAPAAGVIAKASFEGKVRATAEQPGQAVQTLKIDDKWNAVITYGVPQFWFQGEPPGNPEPIGRALVVQLAADEFLVTGAHARISLVAADPAVAERQIYHSVDEGTYVDGEWKFRRRWNGDQTDYGLNFSSAPQLLRVKLATY; the protein is encoded by the coding sequence ATGAAGCTGACTTTCCAACGTTCCGCGCCGGTCACCGGTGGCCTGCTCGCAACCGCGATGGCATTGCTGTTGGCTGCCTGTGGCGGCGCCAGCCCGGACGCACCCGCAGCGCAAGGTGGCGAAGCCAAGGCTGCAGCCGCGACCTCGGCCGCAGCAGCGGAACTGCCGCGCGTGGTCACCGAGAATGGTCGCCATGCCTTGTTCGTCGATGGCAAGCCGTTCCTGATCCTTGGCGCGCAGGTCAACAACTCCAGCAACTACCCGCAGGCGCTGGACGACGTATGGCCGGCCATCGACATCGTCAAGCCGAACACGGTGATGGTGCCGGTAGGCTGGGAGCAGGTGGAAGCCAAGGAGGGCGAGTTCGATTTCGCCTTCGTCGATACCCTGCTGGAGCAGGCCCGCGAAAAGAAAGTGCGGTTGATCCTGCTGTGGTTCGCCACCTGGAAGAACAACGGCCCGAACTACGCGCCGGAGTGGGTGAAGCTGGACAACCAGCGCTTCCCACGCGTGATCACCGCCGATGGCCGCACCCTCAACTCGTTGTCGCCGCATGCACCGGCAACCCTGGAGGCAGACCGCAAGGCCTTCGTGCAGCTGATGCGTCACCTCAAGGCCAAGGACCCGCAGCACACCGTGATCATGGTGCAGCCGCAGAACGAGCCGGGCACCTATGGCAGCGTGCGTGATTTCTCGCCGCTTGCGCAGAAGGACTTCGATGCGGCGGTGCCCGAGGCCTTGCTGAAGAAGCTGGGCAAGCAGCCGGGGACGTGGCGCGACGTGTTCGGGGCCGATGCCGACGAGTTCTTCCATGCCTGGCATATCGCCCATTACATCGACCAGGTCGCTGCCGCCGGCAAGGCCGAGTACAACTTGCCGATGCTGGTCAATGCAGCATTGCGCGGCCCGTTCAACCCGGGCCAGCCCGGCCAGTACGCCAGCGGTGGCCCAACCGACAACGTGCTGGACGTGTACAAGGCAGCAGCGCCGAACATCGACCTGTTGGCGCCGGACATCTACATGCCCGAGTACACGATGTACACCACGGTGCTGGAGCGCTATTCGCGCGCCGACAATCCGCTGTTCGTCGCCGAGACCGGCAACCGCGAGGAGTACGCGCGTTATTTCTTCTCCGCGTTGGGCCACCAGGCCATCGGCTGGTCGCCGTTCGGCATCGACTACTCCAAGTACTCCAACTATCCACTCGGCGCACGGGCCATGAATCCGGAGACGCTGGAGCCGTTCGCGCTCAACTATCGCCTGGTGGCGCCGGCTGCCGGGGTGATCGCCAAGGCCAGCTTCGAGGGCAAGGTGCGCGCCACCGCCGAGCAGCCAGGGCAGGCCGTGCAGACCCTGAAGATCGACGACAAGTGGAACGCGGTGATCACCTATGGCGTGCCGCAGTTCTGGTTCCAGGGCGAGCCGCCGGGCAACCCCGAGCCGATTGGCCGGGCGCTGGTGGTGCAGCTGGCAGCGGATGAATTCCTGGTCACCGGTGCGCACGCGCGCATCAGCCTGGTGGCGGCCGATCCGGCGGTGGCCGAACGGCAGATCTACCACTCGGTGGATGAAGGCACCTATGTCGACGGCGAGTGGAAGTTCCGCCGCCGCTGGAACGGTGACCAGACCGATTACGGCCTCAATTTCTCCAGCGCACCGCAGTTGCTGCGGGTGAAGCTGGCCACGTACTGA
- a CDS encoding sialate O-acetylesterase, whose product MVLQRDQPLPVWGKAAPGAQVRIDFAGRQVTVKAAADGNWRAQLAALPAGGPYVLSIDDKAVPKQLHDVYVGEVWLASGQSNMEWPLAQTDGAEAAIAAANDPLIRHFKIPKSWAGAPQWQLTGGDWRQANPRTAGDFSAVAYYFAQQLRARTGVAVGIIDSTWGGSTIEAWTDAATHGLDSAALAAQAAALRDADAKALQVTHANLARWPQLPADASHWHEADVDAAQWTTITVPGLWESQGWNGMDGVAWYRASFRLSADEAAMGVTLGVGRIDDSDTTWVNGQQVGETKLQYNLARRYSVPASALHAGLNHVAVRVQDFGGGGGIHGEASEVFVQPQGAAARALDGWSFRVESAQVALVDDKNQHPTLLYNAMIHPLQDYGVRGVLWYQGESNANTLPQAQTYRQQFPALITQWRARWKAPALPFLWVQLAPFSSGADQRDADDVAIESPWALLRESQSATLSLPATAQVVITDVGDVHDIHPRNKRTVGDRLALAAGKLVYGDSTVVASGPSHVGHDVQGNSVVLRFDAGAAPLQVGGGGELKGFEVAGSDGHFHRAQARIDGNRVILQSSAVKAPVAARYGWSDTAQGANLTGATGLPASPFRTGP is encoded by the coding sequence ATGGTGCTGCAGCGTGACCAGCCCTTGCCCGTATGGGGCAAGGCTGCACCGGGTGCACAGGTACGCATCGATTTCGCTGGCAGGCAGGTGACGGTGAAGGCCGCTGCCGACGGCAACTGGCGTGCGCAGTTGGCTGCGCTACCGGCTGGCGGCCCGTATGTGCTGAGCATCGACGACAAGGCTGTGCCAAAGCAGTTGCATGACGTCTACGTCGGTGAAGTGTGGCTGGCCTCGGGCCAGTCCAACATGGAATGGCCACTGGCCCAGACCGATGGCGCCGAGGCGGCGATAGCAGCTGCCAATGATCCGCTGATCCGCCATTTCAAGATTCCCAAGTCGTGGGCCGGCGCACCGCAGTGGCAGCTCACTGGCGGCGACTGGCGGCAGGCAAATCCCCGCACTGCCGGTGATTTCTCGGCAGTGGCGTATTACTTCGCACAGCAGCTGCGCGCGCGCACCGGTGTAGCGGTAGGCATCATCGACAGCACCTGGGGCGGCAGCACCATCGAAGCATGGACCGACGCAGCAACGCATGGCCTGGACAGCGCCGCGCTGGCCGCGCAGGCAGCTGCATTGCGCGACGCCGATGCCAAGGCATTGCAGGTTACCCACGCCAACCTTGCGCGCTGGCCGCAGCTGCCGGCAGATGCCAGCCACTGGCATGAGGCCGATGTCGATGCGGCGCAGTGGACCACCATCACCGTGCCCGGCCTGTGGGAAAGCCAGGGCTGGAATGGCATGGACGGCGTTGCCTGGTACCGCGCCAGCTTCCGTCTCAGTGCCGATGAAGCCGCCATGGGCGTGACCCTGGGCGTGGGCCGCATCGACGACAGCGATACCACCTGGGTCAACGGCCAGCAGGTCGGCGAAACCAAGCTGCAGTACAACCTGGCGCGTCGCTACAGCGTGCCCGCGTCCGCTTTGCATGCCGGCCTCAACCATGTCGCGGTGCGCGTGCAGGACTTCGGTGGCGGTGGTGGCATCCACGGCGAAGCCAGTGAAGTGTTCGTGCAGCCGCAGGGCGCGGCCGCGCGTGCGCTGGATGGCTGGAGCTTCCGCGTCGAGAGCGCACAGGTCGCGCTGGTCGATGACAAGAACCAGCACCCAACCCTTCTCTACAACGCGATGATCCATCCACTGCAGGATTACGGCGTGCGCGGCGTGCTCTGGTACCAGGGCGAATCCAACGCCAACACCTTGCCGCAGGCACAGACGTACCGGCAGCAGTTCCCTGCATTGATCACGCAATGGCGCGCACGGTGGAAGGCACCTGCGCTGCCGTTCCTGTGGGTGCAGCTGGCGCCGTTCTCGTCCGGTGCGGACCAACGCGATGCCGATGATGTGGCGATCGAAAGCCCGTGGGCGCTGCTGCGCGAATCGCAGAGCGCCACGCTGTCGCTGCCAGCCACCGCGCAAGTGGTGATCACCGACGTTGGTGATGTGCACGATATCCACCCGCGCAACAAGCGTACCGTTGGCGATCGCCTGGCGCTCGCCGCAGGGAAGCTGGTTTATGGCGACAGCACGGTCGTTGCATCCGGCCCGAGCCATGTCGGCCATGACGTGCAGGGCAACAGCGTGGTGCTGCGTTTTGACGCGGGCGCTGCGCCATTGCAGGTAGGCGGTGGCGGTGAACTGAAGGGCTTTGAGGTTGCTGGCAGTGATGGGCATTTCCATCGCGCGCAGGCACGCATCGATGGCAACCGGGTGATCCTGCAGAGCAGCGCGGTGAAGGCGCCGGTGGCCGCACGCTACGGCTGGAGCGATACCGCGCAGGGCGCCAACCTGACAGGTGCCACCGGCTTGCCGGCGTCACCTTTCCGCACCGGGCCATGA
- a CDS encoding sialidase family protein, with product MAGIRRFNTGSTQRQAATTSAGYLRRWLAAAALLLPTVLCIPAAQAAAEPGYQWHNVAIGGGGFVTGLVFHPQQQGLQYARTDIGGAYRWEPAQQRWQPLLDWMDASDQGRFGVESMAVDPADPERLYMAVGTYLHERGSNGVILRSNDRGQSFQRTELPFKMGGNELGRANGERLAVDPNDGKVLLFGTRANGVWRSADGGISWSELTSFPAIAKSTAATAQSWGGAQAIGVAFINFEPDSKGGDGASRTVYAGVSTQQTALYRSDDAGSSWQAVPGQPTGLRPNHMVRDSLGRWLLSYGDQPGPNTMNNGALWRFDPRDGAWTDITPVPQSSDLHGDGFGWGAVAVDPQDPQRIVASTFNRFAPHDDIFRSVDGGRSWTALSTRADFDHSHAPWTEEARPHWIGVLAIDPHDPGHLQFVTGYGIWDTRDLRSFDEGKRLTWRFPLAGFEETVPLALVSPPQGAHLVSGLGDIDGFVHDDLDTPQQRFSGVRFSNTESLAYAGQAPQLMVRTGYFHDRPEGAVRAAWSKDGGRNWTAFAHEPPDGEGAGRITLAADGKRVIWQTRNGGHWLSADFGGRWQAVKGLPKNAVVEADKLEAGVYYGFDPVSGALYVSGDGGVEFRQAEAGVGAVGDWFRAEIRPNPWQAGEAWVAAGWRGLLHWSPGKLRRVEGLDNVFSVGLGKPLKDGDTPVLFVFGEMAGKRGLYRSDNGGRRWTRIDNDAQRFGGVIRHVTGDTRIPGRIYFGTEGRGIWYGESN from the coding sequence ATGGCAGGTATCAGGCGCTTCAACACGGGTAGCACGCAGCGGCAGGCGGCTACCACCAGCGCAGGATATCTGCGGCGATGGTTGGCGGCAGCGGCATTGCTGCTGCCAACCGTGCTCTGCATCCCGGCGGCGCAGGCTGCTGCGGAACCTGGGTACCAGTGGCACAACGTCGCCATCGGCGGCGGTGGTTTCGTTACCGGGCTGGTCTTCCATCCGCAGCAACAGGGGCTGCAGTACGCGCGCACCGATATCGGAGGCGCCTACCGCTGGGAGCCGGCGCAGCAGCGCTGGCAACCCCTGCTGGACTGGATGGACGCCAGCGACCAGGGCCGTTTCGGCGTGGAAAGCATGGCCGTCGATCCGGCCGACCCCGAACGCCTGTACATGGCGGTGGGCACCTACCTGCACGAGCGCGGCAGCAACGGCGTGATCCTGCGTTCGAACGACCGCGGGCAGAGTTTCCAGCGCACCGAACTGCCCTTCAAGATGGGCGGCAACGAATTGGGCCGCGCCAATGGTGAGCGCCTGGCGGTGGACCCGAATGACGGCAAGGTGCTGTTGTTCGGTACCCGTGCCAATGGCGTGTGGCGCAGTGCCGACGGTGGTATCAGCTGGAGCGAGTTGACCTCGTTCCCGGCAATCGCCAAATCCACCGCAGCCACCGCGCAGAGCTGGGGCGGTGCGCAGGCCATCGGCGTGGCCTTCATCAATTTCGAACCCGACAGCAAGGGTGGCGACGGTGCATCGCGCACGGTGTACGCCGGCGTCTCGACCCAGCAGACCGCGCTGTACCGCTCCGACGATGCCGGCAGCAGCTGGCAGGCGGTTCCGGGCCAGCCGACCGGCTTGCGTCCCAACCACATGGTGCGCGACAGCCTGGGCCGCTGGTTGCTGAGCTACGGCGACCAGCCCGGTCCCAACACCATGAACAACGGTGCGCTGTGGCGCTTTGATCCGCGCGACGGTGCATGGACCGACATCACCCCGGTACCGCAGTCCAGCGATCTGCATGGCGACGGCTTCGGCTGGGGCGCGGTGGCGGTTGATCCGCAGGACCCGCAGCGCATCGTCGCCAGCACCTTCAACCGCTTCGCGCCGCATGACGACATCTTCCGCAGCGTCGATGGCGGCCGCAGCTGGACCGCGCTGTCCACGCGCGCCGACTTCGACCACTCCCATGCACCGTGGACCGAGGAAGCACGGCCGCATTGGATCGGCGTGCTGGCGATCGATCCGCACGACCCTGGCCACCTGCAGTTCGTCACCGGCTACGGCATCTGGGATACGCGCGACCTGCGCAGCTTCGACGAAGGCAAGCGCCTGACCTGGCGTTTCCCGCTGGCCGGCTTCGAGGAGACCGTTCCGCTGGCGCTGGTAAGCCCGCCGCAGGGCGCGCACCTGGTCAGTGGCCTGGGCGACATTGACGGCTTCGTGCATGACGATCTGGACACGCCACAGCAGCGGTTTTCCGGCGTGCGCTTCTCCAATACCGAAAGCCTTGCCTATGCCGGGCAGGCACCGCAGCTGATGGTGCGTACCGGCTATTTCCATGACCGCCCCGAAGGCGCGGTGCGCGCGGCCTGGTCGAAGGATGGCGGCCGCAACTGGACGGCATTCGCGCACGAGCCACCCGATGGCGAAGGTGCAGGCCGCATCACCCTGGCCGCCGATGGCAAGCGGGTGATCTGGCAGACCCGCAATGGCGGCCATTGGCTCAGTGCCGATTTCGGCGGCCGCTGGCAGGCGGTGAAAGGCCTGCCGAAGAATGCGGTGGTGGAAGCGGACAAGCTGGAGGCAGGCGTGTACTACGGCTTCGATCCGGTCAGTGGCGCGCTGTATGTCAGTGGCGACGGCGGCGTGGAATTCCGTCAGGCCGAGGCCGGCGTCGGCGCGGTGGGTGATTGGTTCCGTGCCGAGATCCGACCGAATCCGTGGCAGGCCGGTGAGGCCTGGGTTGCCGCTGGTTGGCGAGGCCTGTTGCACTGGTCGCCGGGCAAGCTGCGCCGTGTGGAAGGCCTGGACAACGTGTTCTCGGTCGGGCTGGGCAAGCCGCTCAAGGACGGTGACACGCCGGTGCTGTTCGTATTCGGCGAAATGGCCGGCAAGCGTGGCCTGTACCGCTCGGACAATGGTGGCCGCCGCTGGACCCGCATCGACAACGACGCGCAGCGCTTTGGCGGCGTGATCCGTCACGTCACCGGTGATACGCGCATTCCCGGCCGCATCTATTTCGGCACCGAAGGCCGTGGCATCTGGTACGGAGAATCGAATTGA